In Nocardia terpenica, the genomic window ACAGATCGCCGAAAACTTCGAGCGGGAAAGGCGGTTCGGCCAGCGGCCGCACCGCCAGCCGCATCAGCATGAGCTGATTGTCGTCCCCGCTCACCGGATGCATGGCCAACTCGTGACACCGCGTGCAGCGGTGCACCAGGGCCCAGTCGCCGGTGCGCAGCACCGCGATCGACAGCGGAGCCATCCGGCCCTGGCACTGCGACACGCCACCGTCGACGTGATCGTGGATGTGCCGCGAGCTCAGGCAGCTCGGACAGTGATTGCGGCGGGTGTTGTCCGGCGCGAGCGTGGCCACGACGAGGCCGCAGCGCATGCAGGGGAAGGTCGCGGTGCGCAGCGCCGGACTCGGCCCGTGCTGGGTGGAGGTGTGCTGATCGGAGGTGTTGTTCGACACCCGGAACTCCTTCGTCGACTGGAAACAGAGCAACGGGAGCAGGCCGAGTGCGCCTGGAAACCTACGTCGTCAGTGCGCGACGACGTGGAGGTCGGCGATAACCGTGTGTTGAGGCGCACGCGGCGCGAGCCGGGTCATAGGCATCCTCGAGTCGAGCGGACATTCCTGACGGCGAGAAGCCGTGCCGTCTCAGGTAACCACCGACACGGACGCGGAGCCACCGAATTTCCCGCGACCGTTTTCTCCGCAATTGGACGCTGGACCAACTCGGGGTATTCTCGCAGGTCGAGAGGAGTATGAACATGGTAATCATTTCTATTTACTATCAATCGCCGATCTGGTGACCGATCTCGCAACCTGGGGGCGCATCCGGCGAATATCGGTGGCGGCATTGGCCGCACTGACCGGAGTCGGCTGTCTCATGGGCGCGATATCGCATGTCGTCGATGTCGACCGGGGACTGCACTGCGCGCTGGCGGAGGCCGAAACACCCGGTTCCTGTGCGTATATCACGCTGGCCGGGTGGATTGCCGTGATCGCGGTGGAGTTCGCCATCGCGGCGGTCATGTTCACCGCCGCGCCGCTGTGGGTGCGTTCGCTGGCCGCCGATCGGGCGACCGCCGGTCCGGGGATGGCCGAAAGGATGACGGATTTCGGTTGGGGTGTCGAAATTCTCCTGTCCGCCTTCGGATTTCTGACCGTCGGAAACGAGTGGCCGCTGCGCTGGATCTGGCCGGAGTGGGCCGGGAGCCGGGCGCCGCTACACATCTTCCTGGTGGCCGCCACCGGGCTGGTGCTGTCGCAGCTGTCCGACAACGGGATCGGCCTGCGCGGCCGCCGAGGCCCGCGACAGTCGCCACAGCGCAACGGGTCCGAGCGCGAGCGCGACCACGGCGAGAATCACCACCAGCCGGACGACCGGCAGCGGTGAATCCACGGCCAGCGCGATCACCATGGCCACCAGCGACATCGGCAGCACGCCGAACACCATCGTGATCAGCAGCCGGTCGCCCGCACCCAGATACCGGGCCAGCCGCCGCGGCGCCGTCAACGGCAGGCCGAGGCCGATGGCGACCACCGCGACCCCGCCGACGAACCGGGTGACCGAGGTCGAATCGGCCAGGGCCGCAGCGGTTCCCGCCACCAGATACGGTGCGGCGGGAAGCGCCTCGGCGGCCGCGCCGCCCCGCCGGATCGACCGCACGATCACCGCGGGCACCATCAGGCCCAGCCCGAGCACGAGCGCCACGCCCGCCCGATCCCAGCCCTCGTATCCCGCGATCAACATGAGCGGCACCAGAAACCACACATCCCCCAGCCCGAGCATCCCCCGGGAGACGACCGCGAATGTCCAGGTCGCCGCGAAGATCCCGCCCGCCGCCGCGACGGCCCGCGCCAGCGCCGCCATATCCCCGGAGGTCGCGCTCGCCGCCGCCAGCAGGAAGGCCGCCAGGATCGCGCCGACCCGACTGAGCGCCAACGGGATTCGGTGGGCGTGCGCATCGATCCACGCCGCCCAGACCGCCAGGGCCGACACCGCGAGCCAGGCGATGACCGCGGGCCGGTCGCCCGCCTTCGCGATCGCCGCGCACCACAGCGCCGCATTCGCGGCGATAGGCAGGATGTGTCGGGTGTCGACCGCGATGCCGACCGTCGCGCACCAGCGCTCGACCACCGGCCGCGCGAGCCGCGCCGCCAGCGCCCCGGCAATGCCCGCGAACGCCACCGCCACCGCATCCAGCGCGAGCAGTCCCGCACCGGTCGCCGCCGCGCTCGCGGCGACGATCAGGCCGATCCGAATCGGCCCGTCCAGCCGGTCGGCCGCCGGTGCCGCGACCGGTTCGCCCGATCGGGCCGTGGTCGATGGCATCGGCCCACACCTCCCAATTACTATTAACGTACATAGATAGTAGATGACGTGGCCCGGAGGGGGTCACGTGACAGTGAAAGGTGAGGGGTCATGAAGGGATTTGCCGCGGCCGCGGTGACCACGGCGGCGTTCCTGGCGGTTTCGATATCGGATGCCGGATCCGCTGCGGCGGAACCGGATTCGCATCCGCTGGATCGCCTGGTGGCGCTGGTCGCCGACCGGCTCGACACCGCCGACACCGTGGCGGCGGTCAAGTGGGCCGCCGCGGCGCGCGAGGGCGCCGAACCGGTCATCGACGATCCGGCGCGCGAGGCGCGGATCTACGAGGCGATGGCCCGGCTGGGCGCCGAGCGCGGCCTGCCGGAGCCGTGGGTGCGGCAGGTGTTCGCGGGGCAGATCGAGGCCAACAAGATCGTGCAGCGTGGCCTGGTCGAGCGCTGGCGGGCCGGGGTGGCCGCAGCGCCCGTGCCCGCGACCGACCTCGCGGGCGTCCGCCCCGTCATCGATCGGGCCAATGTCGAGATCGTCGAGCAGCTGGCCGCGCACCGGGCGGAACTGTCCGCCCCGGGCTGCGCCACCGACCTCGCGGGAAGCGTCCTGGACACGATGCCCGCCCGCAACGGCGATGCCGTGTACCGGGTCGCGCTGGTTCGCGCCTCCTTCGGATTGTGCGCGACGCCGTCGTAATCGATCCGAGATAGCGCGCTCGAGCAGCCAATTGAGCGCCGAGGCGAATAATTCTTCGCCAACCCGAACTTTCGAAATTCGGTAAATTCCGCCGAGAGTCCGGGAGTCGCCGGTCGGCGGCGACTTGACAGCGTATTACTATCTATGTACGTATTCAGTAGTAGCTAGTGATAGCTGAAGAGCGAGCCGAGCAGGCGAAGGGGCAAGGAGAGCCAGAGTGGGGACTCGTGGATTCGGAAATTTGGAGACGGTCGTGATGGACCGGGTATGGGACCGCGAGGGCGAGACGACGACCGTCCGCGAGGTCTACGACGGCATCGCCGCCGAGCGCGAGATCGCCTACACCACGGTCATGACCACCATGGACAATCTCCATCGCAAGGGCTGGCTGGAGCGCCGCCGTCAGGGCAAGGCGTTCCTGTATTGGCCCACCCTCACCCGGGAGGAGCACAGCGCGCGGCTGATGCGCGAGACACTGGACGGCGGCGGCGATTCCGACCTGGTGCTCGCGCATTTCGTCGAGCAGATCGGTCCGGAGGATTCGGAGCGGCTGGTGGCGGCGCTGCGCCGAATCCGACGCGGAGGCAAGTGATTCCGGCACTCAGCGACCGGGGGTGAGGGTAATCCCGTTGAGCGCCTGCGCCTCTCCGATGCGCTGATGGAACTGCGCGATCGTCGGCCACGGGACCACCCCGGCGAACACGGTGATCCGGTTCCACGGCGGCAACAGGTTTCGGATCCAGACCGAGAACGGCACCGTCCATCCGCTCGTCGCGGTCACGGTGA contains:
- a CDS encoding RNHCP domain-containing protein, with translation MSNNTSDQHTSTQHGPSPALRTATFPCMRCGLVVATLAPDNTRRNHCPSCLSSRHIHDHVDGGVSQCQGRMAPLSIAVLRTGDWALVHRCTRCHELAMHPVSGDDNQLMLMRLAVRPLAEPPFPLEVFGDL
- a CDS encoding DUF2165 family protein — its product is MTDLATWGRIRRISVAALAALTGVGCLMGAISHVVDVDRGLHCALAEAETPGSCAYITLAGWIAVIAVEFAIAAVMFTAAPLWVRSLAADRATAGPGMAERMTDFGWGVEILLSAFGFLTVGNEWPLRWIWPEWAGSRAPLHIFLVAATGLVLSQLSDNGIGLRGRRGPRQSPQRNGSERERDHGENHHQPDDRQR
- a CDS encoding chorismate mutase, with the translated sequence MKGFAAAAVTTAAFLAVSISDAGSAAAEPDSHPLDRLVALVADRLDTADTVAAVKWAAAAREGAEPVIDDPAREARIYEAMARLGAERGLPEPWVRQVFAGQIEANKIVQRGLVERWRAGVAAAPVPATDLAGVRPVIDRANVEIVEQLAAHRAELSAPGCATDLAGSVLDTMPARNGDAVYRVALVRASFGLCATPS
- a CDS encoding BlaI/MecI/CopY family transcriptional regulator; translation: MGTRGFGNLETVVMDRVWDREGETTTVREVYDGIAAEREIAYTTVMTTMDNLHRKGWLERRRQGKAFLYWPTLTREEHSARLMRETLDGGGDSDLVLAHFVEQIGPEDSERLVAALRRIRRGGK